A stretch of DNA from Pongo abelii isolate AG06213 chromosome 10, NHGRI_mPonAbe1-v2.0_pri, whole genome shotgun sequence:
tgcagtggcgcgatctcagctcactgcaagctccgcctcctgggttcacgccattctcccgcctcagcttcccgagcagctgggactacaggtgcctgccaccatgcctggctaattttgtttttgtatttttagtagagacggggtttcaccgtgttagccaggaaggtctcaatctcctgacctcgtgaatcgcccgcctcggtctcccaaagtgttgggattacaggcgtgagccaccatgcccggcccaaatattttttattcaggaTGGTATAACCTAACTGATAATATGTAATAAGGTTAAATTTTTTTatgatgtattttatttacaaatatcatacactgctggtgttaccatatgaaaggaaataaagtcaATTGATAATTGCCTCATTTTTATTGcccttatttcattttctgttgttCATAGTAACAGGCTTTGTTTCTGATATAGAAAATAACACAATCTCTTTATAAACTGCCATAAATTTGTTCGAATGGAGTTTATAACGTGTATCAACAGATAGGaatttgaggcctttgtttgAGAAGCTTTTGTAGGAAAAGAAGCAACTGAGCAGGGAAATgaagaatcatggcagaaggtaaaagaaacaaaaacaaacaaaaaaagaaagtaggaaaagCAAAGGGAAATGACTCACCTACAGATTGGAAGAAGTTAGTTGTAGAAAGAGGTGTatggatatttaaaaaactaacatagggctgggtgcagtggcccatgcctataatcccagcactttgggaggtcgaggcgggaggattgcttgagcctaggagattgagaccagtctgggcaacatggtgaaaccccacctctacaaaaaatacacaaaaattagccaggtgtggtggtgtacacttgtagccccagctactcaagaggctgaggtgagaagatcacctgagcccagggaggttgaagctgcagtgagccatgattgcgccactgcactccaacctgggtagcagagtgagaccctgtctcaaaaaacaaaaacaaaaagaactaacGTGCTATTTTTACTTCAACTAAAACTTGGAAAGAGGAAACATGTTGGAAGAGATTACCAAAGATTAAAAGTAGAGTGACTATAACCTAGACAGAACAGATGTTTTGTGTGAAATTTAGTATCTTTAACTTAATAAACCAGCAGGAACTGTATGAACATAACACACCCAACTGACAAACACAGAGAACTAACATATTTATTTAGCTGTATGTATATATGCTTAACTACACCCGAGGAAGCTGTAGAGTTAGAAAAACATGAACCATTAACAGATGTGACCTCCTTGCAGAACTTTTACTTTGAAAAAGAAGTACGTCTGAACCAGATTCACATGTTTGATATGTGGATGCAGAGAAATGGGGCAGAAAGCGTCGCAACAGTTGGCTGTGAAGGACAGCAAAGAGGTGCCTGTCATCTGTGAGGTGGTCAGTGAAGCTATAGTCCATGCAGCTCAGAAACTGAAGGAGTACCTTGGATTTGAATATCCTCCAAGTAAACTCTGCCCAGCTGCAAATACTCTGAATGAGATATTCTTAATCCATTTCATCACTTTCTGCCAAGAAAAGGGAGTTGATGAGTGGCTGACCACCACCAAGATGACCAAGCACCAAGCCTTCCTGTTTGGTGCAGACTGGATTTGGACCTTTTGGGGATCCGACAAGCAAATAAAGCTTCAGCTTGCAGTACAGACTCTGCAGATGTCTTCACCTCCTCCTGTGGAATCTAAGCCTTGTGACCTTTCCAATCCAGAATCAAGGGTAGAGGAGTCTTCCTGGAAGAAAAGTAGATTTGATAAGCTAGAAGAATTCTGTAACTTAATAGGAGAGGATTGCCTGGGTCTGTTTATCATCTTTGGTATGCCAGGAAAGCCTAAAGACATCAGGGGAGTTGTCCTggacagtgtcaaaagtcagatGGTGAGGAGCCATCTGCCAGGAGGGAAGGCTGTGGTTCAGTTTGTCCTGGAAACT
This window harbors:
- the REP15 gene encoding rab15 effector protein; the encoded protein is MGQKASQQLAVKDSKEVPVICEVVSEAIVHAAQKLKEYLGFEYPPSKLCPAANTLNEIFLIHFITFCQEKGVDEWLTTTKMTKHQAFLFGADWIWTFWGSDKQIKLQLAVQTLQMSSPPPVESKPCDLSNPESRVEESSWKKSRFDKLEEFCNLIGEDCLGLFIIFGMPGKPKDIRGVVLDSVKSQMVRSHLPGGKAVVQFVLETEDCVFIKELLRNCLSKKDGLREVGKVYISIL